The following proteins come from a genomic window of Sardina pilchardus chromosome 13, fSarPil1.1, whole genome shotgun sequence:
- the LOC134099483 gene encoding cytochrome c oxidase subunit 7A2, mitochondrial: protein MRILMNLPRVAHRAFSTTTKQLKNKVPEHQKLFQEDNGLPIHIKGGTTDVLLYRITMTITMAGTCLSLYWLLFACLPRSKKD from the exons ATGAGGATCCTTATG AATCTTCCCAGGGTGGCTCACAGAGCTTTCAGTACAACCACAAAACAGCTGAAAAACAAAGTTCCGGAGCATCAGAAGCTTTTCCAG GAGGACAATGGTCTGCCTATTCACATCAAGGGTGGAACCACAGATGTTCTGCTCTACCGAATTACCATGACTATAACCATGGCAG GCACTTGTTTGTCCCTATACTGGCTTCTGTTTGCCTGTCTGCCCAGGAGTAAGAAGGACTAA